The Amycolatopsis methanolica 239 nucleotide sequence CGGCCGAGCGATTCGACGGTGCGGATGTCGGCGTCTTCGGCCTGCACGGCGAACACGAGGCACGCGCGCACGGGTTCGCCGTCCACGAGGACGGTGCAGGCTCCGCAGACACCGTGCTCGCAGCCCGCGTGCGCTCCGGTGAGGCCGAGGTCGTGGCGCAGCACGTCGAGCAGGGTCTTGCGCGGCTCGACGACGGCTTCGTGCTCGCTGCCGTTGACGGTCAGGACGATCAGGTGGCGGTCGGTCATGCGGGCCTGCTCCGTTCCGGGTCGGCTGCCGCGTCGAGCGCGGCGAGCACGGTCTGCGGGTGCACCGGCGTGGTGTCGAGTTCGACCCCGGTGTGGCGCAGCGCGTCGTTGATCGCGTTGAGCACCGCGGCCGGCGCGCCGATCGTGCCGCCCTCCCCGGCGCCCTTGGCCCCGTTCTCGGTAAAGGCACACGGCGTTTCCAGGTGGGACACGGTGATGTCGGGGATCTCGGTGGCGGTCGGCACCAGGTAGTCGATGAAGCTGGCGGCCGACGGTTCGCCGTTGTCGGCGTAGGTGACCTCCTCGAACAGCGCGCCCGCGATGCCCTGGGCGATCCCGCCGCGGCATTGCCCGTCGACGACCTGCGGGTGGATCACCACGCCGCAGTCCTCCACGCACGCGTAGCGCAGGATCGTGATGCCGCCGGTGCCCGGGTCGGCTTCCACGACCACGGCGTGGGTGGCGTTGGAGAAGGTGCCGTCGCCGGGCACGTCGAAGCTCGCGGTGGCCGTGAGCGTCGGCTCGACGTCCTTGGGCAGCAGGTTGCTGCGCAGGTAGGCGACGTCGGCGATCTCCTCGAACGACGCGCGCCGGCCCGGATCGTCGATCTGCACGACTCCGCCCTCGCCGTCGAGACGGACGTTGTCCGGCTGGGTGTCGAGCAGGTGCGCCGCGATCCGGCACAGCAGCTCACCCAGCCGCGTGGCCGCCAGCGCCACGGCCGAACCGCCGATGGTCACCGACCGCGACGCGAAGGTCCCCCACCCGTAGGCGATGCGCTCGGTGTCGCCCTGGCGCAGCTTCACCTGGTCGATGTGCAGCCCCAGCCGGTCGGCGACGATCTGCGCGAGCGTCGTCTCGTGGGACTGCCCGTGGTTCATGGTGCCACTGGTGACGACGACCGAGCCGGTGGTGTCCATCCGGATCTCCGAGATGTCGAACCCGGGCACCACGGCCATCTTGCGTTTGGCGAAGGCGCCCGACCCGTACCCGGTCCGCTCGGAGAAACAGCAGAACCCGATGCCGATGTGCCTGCCCTCGGCGGCCGCCTTGTCCCGGAACTCGTACCAGCCCTCGTCGCGCAGGGTGGCTTCGGCCAGGTCCAGGGATTCCCGGTAGGTGCCGGGGTCGTAGGTGACGGCGTTGACCCCGGTGTAGGGGAACTGGGTGATCAGGTTGCGGCGCCGGATCTCCAGCGGATCGATGCCGAGTTCGCGGGCGGCGCGCTCCATGACCCGTTCCATCGCCATCACGTACTGCGGCCTGCTGACGCCGCGGTAGGGTGCGGTGGGCGCCTTGTTGCTGGTGATGGCGCGGGCCCGGACCCGGTAGGCGGGCACCTGGTACACGCCGGGCATCTCCGCCGAAGCCATCAGCGGTTCGATCCCGGCGGTGAACGGGTAGCAGGAGTAGGCGCCCATGTCGCACACGATGTCGACGTCCAGTGCGGTGATGCGCCCGTCGGCGTCGAACGCGGCGCGGGTGCGGTAGCGCTGTTCCCTGGCCAGGAACCCGGCCGTCAGCGCCTCGCGCCGGTCTTCGATCCACTTGACCGGCCGGTTCAGGCGCCGGGCCGCGGCCGCGACCGCGATCTCCTCCCGGCCGACCACGCACTTCTGGCCGAACCCGCCGCCCATGTCCGGGACGGTGACGCGCACGGTCCGCTCGGGCACGCGCAGCGAGCGGGCGAGCGCGGTGCGCACCTGGTGCGGGACCTGGGTGCACATCTGCACGAGCAGCTGGTCGTCGTGGTCGTCCCAGGACGCGATCACCCCGCGCGTTTCGAGCGGGAGGGCGTTCTGCCGTCCGCTGCGGGTGACGACCTCGACCACGCACCCGGCGTCGGCGAACGCCTCGTCCACTCCCGGGGTGTCGAACATGGACACGTTCAGCAGCACGTTGCCGGGCGCTTCCTCGTGGACCAGGGGCGCGTCCTGAGCGAGCGCCGTGTCCTCGGAGACGATCGCGCCGAGCGGCTCGTAGTCCACCACGGCCAGTTCGGCGCCGTCCTCGGCGACGTAGGGGTCGCGGGCGACGACCAGCGCGACCGGTTCGCCGACGAACCGCACCTTCTCCTTGGCGAGAATCGGCATCGCGGTCGTCGCGAACTCCTCGGGCGGGCGGTCCAGCAGCGCGACGATGTCGCCGAGGTCGAGGTCGGCCGCCGTGTAGGCGGCGAAGACCCCGTCGACCGCCAGGGTGGCCGACAGGTCGATCCCGGTGATCCGGCCGTGCGCGATCGTCGAGCGGACGAAGCACGCGTGCAGCGTGCCGGGCAGCTGGATGTCGTCGACGAAGCGTCCCCGGCCGGTGAGCAGACGCGGGTCTTCCCGCCGGGGCACCGAGGCGCCGACCCAGCGTCCGCCTCGCCCGTCGAACTCGGGAGCTGCGTCGCTCATCGCGTCACTCCTTCCTGCCAGGCCTGGTGCAGGGCGCCGGCGACGAGGGTCCGGGTGAGCCGGCGGCGGTAGGCGCTGCTGCCGGCGGCGTCATTGGGCGGGTCGACGGCGCCGGCCGCGGCGTCGGCGCACGCGGCGAACAGATCCGGTCCGGGGTCGCCCGCGGCGAGGACGGCCTCGGCCTCCGGGACCCGGATGGGCGCGGGCGCCACCCCGCCGATCACCACCCGGCTGCCGTCGCCGTCCAGGCTGACCGCGACGTCGACGATGGCGAAGTCGCCGTGGCGGCGGGCGAATTCGGTCAGCGCCGCCCGCGGCGCCGGCCGCGTGAAGCGCACCGCCGTCACGACTTCGTCCGGTTCGACGGCGGTGGTGTAGAACCCGTGGAACATCTCCGCGGCCGGGATTTCCCGCCGCCCGCCCAGTCCCTCCGCGATGATCACGGCGTCGAGCAGGAGGGCGAGCAGGCACCATTCGGCAGTGGCGTCGCCGTGCACGATGCTGCCCGCC carries:
- a CDS encoding (2Fe-2S)-binding protein — encoded protein: MTDRHLIVLTVNGSEHEAVVEPRKTLLDVLRHDLGLTGAHAGCEHGVCGACTVLVDGEPVRACLVFAVQAEDADIRTVESLGRDGELADLQQAFREHHGLQCGFCTPGFLMLAEGFLAQQPDADRDEIREAVSANLCRCTGYQTIVDAIAATAARRRDTEKEATK
- a CDS encoding xanthine dehydrogenase family protein molybdopterin-binding subunit; protein product: MSDAAPEFDGRGGRWVGASVPRREDPRLLTGRGRFVDDIQLPGTLHACFVRSTIAHGRITGIDLSATLAVDGVFAAYTAADLDLGDIVALLDRPPEEFATTAMPILAKEKVRFVGEPVALVVARDPYVAEDGAELAVVDYEPLGAIVSEDTALAQDAPLVHEEAPGNVLLNVSMFDTPGVDEAFADAGCVVEVVTRSGRQNALPLETRGVIASWDDHDDQLLVQMCTQVPHQVRTALARSLRVPERTVRVTVPDMGGGFGQKCVVGREEIAVAAAARRLNRPVKWIEDRREALTAGFLAREQRYRTRAAFDADGRITALDVDIVCDMGAYSCYPFTAGIEPLMASAEMPGVYQVPAYRVRARAITSNKAPTAPYRGVSRPQYVMAMERVMERAARELGIDPLEIRRRNLITQFPYTGVNAVTYDPGTYRESLDLAEATLRDEGWYEFRDKAAAEGRHIGIGFCCFSERTGYGSGAFAKRKMAVVPGFDISEIRMDTTGSVVVTSGTMNHGQSHETTLAQIVADRLGLHIDQVKLRQGDTERIAYGWGTFASRSVTIGGSAVALAATRLGELLCRIAAHLLDTQPDNVRLDGEGGVVQIDDPGRRASFEEIADVAYLRSNLLPKDVEPTLTATASFDVPGDGTFSNATHAVVVEADPGTGGITILRYACVEDCGVVIHPQVVDGQCRGGIAQGIAGALFEEVTYADNGEPSAASFIDYLVPTATEIPDITVSHLETPCAFTENGAKGAGEGGTIGAPAAVLNAINDALRHTGVELDTTPVHPQTVLAALDAAADPERSRPA
- a CDS encoding FAD binding domain-containing protein gives rise to the protein MKPAVFAYHRAHDVPDAIGLLRELAAAGEEPKLIAGGQSLVPMMNFRLARPTALVDLGPLRRDPALTGLRREGAQLEIGALVTHRAVEVAKLGPGFDVLSRAMRWVGHLPIRSRGTVAGSIVHGDATAEWCLLALLLDAVIIAEGLGGRREIPAAEMFHGFYTTAVEPDEVVTAVRFTRPAPRAALTEFARRHGDFAIVDVAVSLDGDGSRVVIGGVAPAPIRVPEAEAVLAAGDPGPDLFAACADAAAGAVDPPNDAAGSSAYRRRLTRTLVAGALHQAWQEGVTR